The following proteins are co-located in the Schistocerca nitens isolate TAMUIC-IGC-003100 chromosome 2, iqSchNite1.1, whole genome shotgun sequence genome:
- the LOC126235331 gene encoding stromelysin-1-like, with translation MKELSEIAFNTWKEHTDLIFEEDNSSYDIIISNKRRLHRKESSGQHYCPKPFDGKSGVLAHANSPNSNNDVVEIHMDQDEDWYFEIDTNTPKEKINFYAVLVHEICHTLGIPHSAENTSIMYPLYNSFNIELSKDDILVVQSLYGKPVVGDDDEEDVETDDEEKDLDSPELCKLSNKIKNFLIVDQVLYIYYEKWVWIMDLDNLDVRTKPQLISDWLTFLPKGFKNITAAYQRPSGDVILFIDNKLYIMEIPSFRLKFGYPTSLTSLSL, from the coding sequence ATGAAAGAATTGAGTGAAATTGCTTTTAATACTTGGAAAGAACATACAGATCTaatttttgaagaagataattcaagttatgatattattatttcaaataaaagGCGTTTGCACAGAAAAGAATCAAGTGGACAACACTATTGTCCAAAGCCATTTGATGGTAAATCGGGTGTACTAGCTCATGCTAACTCTCCAAATTCTAATAATGATGTTGTAGAAATTCATATGGATCAAGATGAAGATTGGTACTTTGAGATTGATACAAATACTCCAAAAGAGAAGATAAACTTTTATGCAGTTTTAGTTCATGAAATTTGTCATACATTAGGAATTCCTCATTCAGCAGAAAATACCTCAATCATGTATCCATTATATAACAGTTTCAATATTGAATTAAGTAAAGATGATATTCTTGTAGTACAAAGCTTATATGGGAAACCAGTTGTAggagatgatgatgaggaagatGTGGAGACTGATGATGAAGAAAAAGATTTAGATTCTCCAGAATTATGCAAACttagtaataaaattaaaaactttctgATTGTTGACCAGGTTCTATATATTTACTatgagaaatgggtttggataatggATTTGGATAATTTAGATGTACGCACTAAACCACAACTTATAAGTGATTGGTTAACATTTCTTCCAAAAGGATTTAAAAATATAACTGCTGCATATCAAAGACCATCTGgagatgttattttattcattGACAACAAACTGTATATAATGGAAATACCCTCTTTTAGGTTAAAATTTGGTTATCCAACATCTTTAACATCTCTTTCATTATGA